The following proteins come from a genomic window of Scomber japonicus isolate fScoJap1 chromosome 4, fScoJap1.pri, whole genome shotgun sequence:
- the bcas1 gene encoding breast carcinoma-amplified sequence 1 isoform X2, which produces MNFFKTLVAQVSDPPAAAPKGMSIPPPPPPEPPKMEVKAESAAKPAKPTPKEEPKAAAKEPESSKGKSAKDTLSRFFRSKKVDPSKASTLEAAAKPEPPPPVQEDKKLAAKSSSFLSFFKPKADEPKKPTPAPAAGAEAAQTVKAKDEPKAAAKSSEAAVDNKPASDAQAGDDAAKGPKKLEKRNSIHLFFKNLGQKRHSTDAGVQTEPAVVAPTAEKAK; this is translated from the exons ATGAACTTCTTCAAAACACTA GTTGCGCAAGTGTCTGATCCACCTGCAGCTGCACCCAAAGGAATGTCTatcccaccaccacctcctccagaGCCACCAAAAATGGAGGTCAAAGCAGAATCAGCTGCCAAACCTGCAAAACCCACACCAAAAGAAGAGCCAAAAGCTGCTGCAAAGGAACCCGAGTCCTCAAAAGGAAAATCAGCCAAAGATACACTGAGCAGATTCTTCCGCTCAAAG AAGGTGGATCCCTCAAAAGCCAGCACTCTGGAGGCTGCTGCGAAACCAGAACCGCCACCGCCTGTCCAGGAAGACAAGAAATTAGCCGCAAAATCATCATCCTTCTTATCTTTCTTCAAACCTAAA GCTGATGAACCCAAGAAGCCGACCCCAGCCCCAGCTGCAGGAGCAGAGGCAGCTCAGACAGTAAAAGCCAAAGATGAACCTAAAGCAGCAGCCAAGTCATCTGAGGCCGCTGTAGATAACAAACCAGCCTCAGATGCCCAAGCTGGAGATGATGCAGCCAAAGGACCCAAAAAACTGGAGAAAAGGAACTCCATCCATCTGTTCTTTAAAAATCTG GGTCAGAAACGTCACTCTACAGATGCCGGCGTCCAGACAGAGCCAGCGGTTGTTGCTCCAACAGCTGAGAAGGCcaaatga
- the bcas1 gene encoding breast carcinoma-amplified sequence 1 isoform X1 produces MNFFKTLVTPTKTSKKETATPDATKEQSQKEAEPEPTTTVAQVSDPPAAAPKGMSIPPPPPPEPPKMEVKAESAAKPAKPTPKEEPKAAAKEPESSKGKSAKDTLSRFFRSKKVDPSKASTLEAAAKPEPPPPVQEDKKLAAKSSSFLSFFKPKADEPKKPTPAPAAGAEAAQTVKAKDEPKAAAKSSEAAVDNKPASDAQAGDDAAKGPKKLEKRNSIHLFFKNLGQKRHSTDAGVQTEPAVVAPTAEKAK; encoded by the exons ATGAACTTCTTCAAAACACTA GTGACTCCCACTAAAACATCCAAAAAGGAAACAGCTACCCCTGATGCCACAAAAGAGCAG TCCCAGAAGGAGGCCGAGCCAGAGCCAACCACTACT GTTGCGCAAGTGTCTGATCCACCTGCAGCTGCACCCAAAGGAATGTCTatcccaccaccacctcctccagaGCCACCAAAAATGGAGGTCAAAGCAGAATCAGCTGCCAAACCTGCAAAACCCACACCAAAAGAAGAGCCAAAAGCTGCTGCAAAGGAACCCGAGTCCTCAAAAGGAAAATCAGCCAAAGATACACTGAGCAGATTCTTCCGCTCAAAG AAGGTGGATCCCTCAAAAGCCAGCACTCTGGAGGCTGCTGCGAAACCAGAACCGCCACCGCCTGTCCAGGAAGACAAGAAATTAGCCGCAAAATCATCATCCTTCTTATCTTTCTTCAAACCTAAA GCTGATGAACCCAAGAAGCCGACCCCAGCCCCAGCTGCAGGAGCAGAGGCAGCTCAGACAGTAAAAGCCAAAGATGAACCTAAAGCAGCAGCCAAGTCATCTGAGGCCGCTGTAGATAACAAACCAGCCTCAGATGCCCAAGCTGGAGATGATGCAGCCAAAGGACCCAAAAAACTGGAGAAAAGGAACTCCATCCATCTGTTCTTTAAAAATCTG GGTCAGAAACGTCACTCTACAGATGCCGGCGTCCAGACAGAGCCAGCGGTTGTTGCTCCAACAGCTGAGAAGGCcaaatga
- the pfdn4 gene encoding prefoldin subunit 4 — protein sequence MTEIGIHEDNVPIVAYSLHIEVGVGFPCLDPEEAKMAATMAMKGPVAVEDVNVTFEDQQKINKFARNTSRMTELKNEIEAKKKSLQNLQDASDDLMMFDDDALLIPYQIGDVFISHTQEETQEMLEAAKEKLEQEVKGLEERVSAILQVLGDLKVQLYAKFGNNINLEADES from the exons ATGACGGAGATTGGAATCCATGAAGACAATGTCCCAATTGTAGCCTATAGCCTGCACATTGAGGTGGGAGTTGGATTCCCCTGTTTGGACC CCGAAGAAGCAAAGATGGCAGCAACCATGGCTATGAAGGGACCTGTA GCTGTTGAAGATGTTAATGTCACGTTTGAGGACCAGCAGAAGATCAATAAATTTGCGAGGAACACGAGTCGAATGACGgagttaaaaaatgaaatagagGCAAAGAAA AAATCCCTGCAGAACTTACAGGACGCCAGTGACGACCTGATGATGTTCGACGACGACGCTCTATTGATCCCTTATCAGATCGGTGACGTCTTCATCAGCCACACCCAGGAAGAAACACAGGAAATGCTGGAGGCTGCAAAG GAAAAACtggagcaggaagtgaaagGGCTGGAGGAGCGAGTGTCAGCGATACTGCAGGTTTTGGGTGATCTGAAGGTCCAGCTCTACGCCAAGTTTGGTAACAACATTAACCTGGAGGCAGAcgagagctga